The following coding sequences lie in one Kribbella sp. NBC_00709 genomic window:
- a CDS encoding AMP-binding protein produces the protein MRLVDYLDKGASLGPDAACLTTDGVTLSYAEVQQLSYRIAGALAAVGVQPGGKVAILSANDPVAFSCVFGISRAGAIWCPINPRNEAAENRELLDQFDCEVLIYQAGFTPLVDRIRDSLPKVHTFVCLDEEPTDSGPDPHPSGRRIVGWDAFCGGASQPAPDLTDPDDLAMIVGTGGTTGRPKGVMLGNANLETMTALTLIGYPFGERPVYLALAPLTHAAGVLCFPVLASGGEIVIMRAPDVHAFLELIPRHGVTHTFLPPTLIYMVLAAPELDSTDLSSLRCFWYGAAPMSVARLEEALQRIGPVMAQLFGQTEAPMMISILPPAAHFDASGNIARSRLSSAGRPSPLVTVAIMSPDGGLLPSGERGEIVVRGSLVMRGYYRNPDATAAAAAYGWHHTGDIGYLDDDSYLYIVDRAKDMIITGGFNVYSTEVEQALMAHTDVQDCAVVGQPDEKWGERVVAVVQLQPGSLVGPEELIAFAKARIGSVKAPKQVLVWHDLPRSKVGKVVKPEIKARLATG, from the coding sequence TTGCGACTGGTCGACTATCTGGACAAGGGCGCCTCGCTGGGCCCGGATGCGGCCTGCCTCACCACGGACGGCGTGACACTGTCGTACGCCGAGGTGCAGCAGCTGTCGTACCGGATCGCCGGCGCGCTGGCGGCCGTCGGCGTACAGCCAGGTGGCAAGGTCGCGATCCTGTCCGCGAACGACCCGGTCGCGTTCAGCTGCGTGTTCGGAATCAGCCGGGCCGGTGCGATCTGGTGCCCGATCAATCCACGCAACGAGGCCGCGGAGAACCGCGAGCTGCTCGACCAGTTCGACTGCGAAGTACTGATCTACCAGGCGGGGTTCACACCCCTGGTGGACCGCATCCGGGACTCACTGCCGAAGGTGCACACCTTCGTGTGCCTCGATGAGGAGCCCACAGACTCCGGCCCAGACCCCCACCCCAGCGGCCGGAGAATCGTCGGTTGGGACGCGTTCTGCGGGGGCGCGTCCCAACCGGCGCCCGATCTGACCGATCCGGACGACCTGGCCATGATCGTCGGCACCGGCGGTACGACGGGCCGTCCGAAAGGAGTGATGCTCGGCAACGCCAACCTCGAGACGATGACCGCGCTGACGCTGATCGGGTACCCGTTCGGCGAGCGGCCGGTCTACCTCGCGCTGGCGCCGTTGACGCACGCGGCCGGGGTGCTGTGCTTCCCGGTGCTCGCGTCCGGCGGGGAGATCGTGATCATGCGAGCTCCCGACGTACACGCCTTCCTGGAGCTGATACCGCGACACGGGGTGACGCACACGTTCTTGCCGCCGACGCTGATCTACATGGTGCTGGCGGCGCCGGAGCTGGACTCCACGGACCTGTCGTCGTTGCGGTGCTTCTGGTACGGCGCCGCGCCGATGTCGGTGGCCCGGCTGGAGGAGGCGCTGCAGCGGATCGGTCCGGTGATGGCGCAGCTGTTCGGGCAGACCGAGGCGCCGATGATGATCTCGATCCTGCCGCCCGCCGCGCATTTCGATGCCTCAGGCAACATTGCGCGGAGCCGGCTGTCGTCGGCCGGGCGGCCGTCACCGTTGGTCACGGTGGCGATCATGAGCCCGGACGGCGGTCTCCTTCCCTCGGGCGAGCGAGGTGAGATCGTCGTCCGCGGCTCGCTGGTGATGCGCGGGTACTACCGCAATCCCGATGCGACCGCGGCGGCGGCGGCGTACGGCTGGCACCACACCGGTGACATCGGCTACCTGGACGACGACAGCTACCTGTACATCGTCGACCGGGCGAAGGACATGATCATCACCGGCGGCTTCAACGTGTACTCCACCGAGGTCGAGCAGGCCCTGATGGCGCACACCGACGTACAGGACTGCGCCGTGGTCGGACAGCCGGACGAGAAGTGGGGCGAGCGGGTCGTTGCCGTCGTACAGCTCCAGCCGGGCAGTCTGGTCGGACCGGAGGAGCTGATCGCGTTCGCGAAGGCACGGATCGGCAGTGTGAAGGCGCCGAAGCAGGTGCTCGTCTGGCACGACCTGCCACGCTCCAAGGTCGGCAAGGTGGTCAAGCCGGAGATCAAGGCACGGCTAGCTACTGGATGA
- a CDS encoding DUF5938 domain-containing protein: MAAKPVVVYGASGYTGRLVCEYLRQYHVPFVAAGRDEAKLKASMDAHVPGIETADYEIATVDHDTAALTDLFKGASVVLNTVGPFSELGPAAVEAALAAGAHYTDTTGEQDWLMTCDEKYGAQFAEAGLVLAPGIAQMYTTSEIAAQLCLEQPGLDTLDIAVFWGGSPTIASTRTILVNAATSKAHYLENNQYAEFPTQGLVQLVVPGQHELALSLPWGGMSHPVWFKRDPRVANCKAQGGVFNAALMNGVPQIVAAALEATKDMAPDERNEALTATARQVMNEMPPRENPRVNKTLDSVHASGPLGRAHCVIHGNSNYQQTGLMQAYAAYSLLQTPPKRVGFASGCQAFGHRELLGVLRSFGLVSEPQLTVQH, translated from the coding sequence ATGGCTGCCAAACCTGTCGTCGTCTACGGCGCCTCCGGCTACACCGGCCGCCTGGTCTGCGAGTACCTCCGGCAGTACCACGTCCCGTTCGTCGCCGCCGGCCGCGATGAGGCCAAGCTGAAAGCATCGATGGATGCGCACGTCCCGGGTATCGAGACGGCCGACTACGAGATCGCCACGGTCGACCACGACACCGCTGCGCTGACCGACCTGTTCAAAGGCGCCTCTGTCGTCCTGAACACCGTCGGACCGTTCAGTGAGCTCGGTCCGGCCGCAGTAGAAGCAGCACTGGCCGCGGGCGCGCACTACACCGACACGACCGGTGAGCAGGACTGGCTGATGACCTGCGACGAGAAGTACGGTGCGCAGTTCGCCGAGGCCGGTCTGGTGCTGGCGCCCGGCATCGCGCAGATGTACACCACCAGCGAGATCGCTGCGCAGCTGTGTCTCGAGCAGCCAGGGCTGGACACTCTGGACATCGCCGTGTTCTGGGGCGGCAGCCCCACGATCGCCTCCACGCGCACGATCCTGGTGAACGCTGCGACGTCGAAGGCGCACTACCTGGAGAACAATCAGTACGCGGAGTTCCCCACCCAGGGCCTGGTGCAGCTGGTCGTTCCCGGACAGCACGAGCTGGCTTTGTCGCTGCCGTGGGGCGGTATGTCGCACCCGGTGTGGTTCAAGCGCGATCCACGTGTCGCCAACTGCAAGGCGCAGGGCGGTGTCTTCAACGCAGCACTGATGAATGGTGTGCCGCAGATCGTCGCGGCAGCACTCGAGGCGACGAAGGACATGGCGCCGGACGAGCGCAACGAGGCGTTGACCGCCACCGCTCGCCAGGTGATGAACGAGATGCCGCCACGGGAGAACCCACGGGTCAACAAGACTCTCGACTCGGTGCACGCCTCCGGTCCGCTCGGCCGGGCGCACTGTGTCATCCACGGCAACAGCAACTACCAGCAGACCGGTCTGATGCAGGCGTACGCGGCGTACTCGCTGCTGCAGACGCCTCCGAAGCGGGTCGGTTTCGCCAGTGGTTGCCAGGCGTTCGGTCACCGCGAGTTGCTCGGCGTACTGCGGAGCTTCGGGCTGGTGTCCGAGCCGCAGCTGACTGTGCAGCACTAG
- a CDS encoding GNAT family N-acetyltransferase: MTRALPEPTYRRFVAGLGTLSLRPFDLTEDVTTLHGWVTQPYARYWGLLEASVSDVHAEYLRIEQSAHHRAFLGEHEGRPAFLMERYEPAYDAVGKVYDVAPGDIGMHVLVGPAVTPITGFTAAVFETIMDSLFSDPLVDRVVVEPDVRNVKIQALNERMGFRKHSVVQLADKQAWLSFCTRDQYADAHRMNEAG, encoded by the coding sequence ATGACCAGAGCACTGCCCGAGCCGACGTACCGGCGCTTCGTCGCCGGCCTCGGCACCCTCAGCCTCCGGCCGTTCGACCTGACCGAGGACGTGACCACGCTGCACGGCTGGGTCACCCAGCCCTACGCGCGGTACTGGGGTCTCCTGGAAGCATCCGTCTCCGATGTCCACGCGGAGTACCTCCGCATCGAGCAGAGCGCGCATCACCGCGCCTTCCTCGGTGAGCACGAAGGCCGGCCCGCGTTCTTGATGGAGCGCTACGAGCCGGCGTACGACGCCGTCGGCAAGGTGTACGACGTGGCGCCGGGCGACATCGGCATGCACGTGCTGGTCGGGCCTGCGGTCACGCCGATCACCGGGTTCACGGCCGCGGTGTTCGAGACGATCATGGACAGCTTGTTCAGCGATCCGCTGGTCGATCGGGTCGTGGTCGAGCCCGACGTACGCAACGTCAAGATCCAGGCGCTCAACGAGCGGATGGGGTTCCGCAAGCACAGCGTCGTACAGCTGGCCGACAAGCAGGCGTGGCTGAGCTTCTGCACCCGCGACCAGTACGCCGACGCACACCGGATGAACGAGGCAGGCTGA
- a CDS encoding GOLPH3/VPS74 family protein, which yields MLIAEDLLLLMYDDETGKPITGSPGLDFALAGAVLIELTLQHKLDITGHGTGEKPGRLKVLDAAPTGDPILDERLSYVVNKPGKKPKDQIRQLSKHLRDQLLARLAERGVLQAEEGRVLGLFPVTRWPAKDARHEAEVRAQLESVLKVGTTPDERTGALIALLSALNVVPKVVTDAVDKRALKQRAKEIADSDWAAEAVKKAVAEMQAAVTAAIVVSATAGASSSS from the coding sequence ATGTTGATCGCCGAGGACCTGCTGCTGCTCATGTACGACGACGAGACCGGGAAGCCGATCACCGGGTCGCCAGGGCTGGACTTCGCGCTGGCCGGTGCGGTGCTGATCGAGCTCACGCTGCAGCACAAGCTCGACATCACCGGTCATGGAACGGGGGAGAAGCCCGGTCGGCTGAAGGTACTGGACGCGGCGCCGACCGGAGACCCGATCCTGGACGAGCGCCTGTCGTACGTGGTCAACAAACCGGGCAAGAAGCCGAAGGATCAGATCCGCCAGCTGTCGAAGCACCTGCGCGACCAGCTGCTCGCCCGGCTGGCGGAGCGCGGTGTCCTCCAGGCGGAAGAGGGCAGAGTGCTCGGTCTGTTCCCGGTGACTCGTTGGCCGGCCAAGGACGCACGGCATGAGGCTGAGGTGCGTGCACAGCTGGAGAGCGTGCTGAAGGTCGGTACGACGCCGGACGAGCGCACCGGTGCGCTGATCGCACTGCTGAGTGCGCTGAACGTCGTACCGAAGGTTGTTACCGACGCGGTGGACAAGCGGGCGCTGAAGCAGCGCGCCAAGGAGATCGCCGACTCGGACTGGGCCGCCGAGGCGGTCAAGAAGGCCGTCGCCGAGATGCAAGCAGCTGTGACCGCCGCCATCGTCGTCTCCGCGACAGCCGGAGCCTCATCCAGTAGCTAG
- a CDS encoding RNA polymerase sigma factor, which translates to MTDALDLPQLKATRQARREFLDRLEPLRSDLYKYSRRLTGNAFDAEDLVQESLARAFTQAAQAHSPIANPRAWLFRVATNAYVDNYRRQSPVLVDAPEQAAPDATDPAELRDAWAELVALLPPQERAALALKDLFGFTLTEVADVLRTSVGAVKAALHRGRGRLADPERSLKTREAPDRRLLDAVADAFTAYDVPRLTALLLADADSEILGVLTEYGADNIRQGSIEHTLDLSKPYRYTADVVELWGESVLVIHIVRDGQRAVNDLMRPTTEDGKVRSIRWYYFSPDFLTEVAAALGEPVELNGHHY; encoded by the coding sequence ATGACCGACGCACTGGACCTTCCTCAGCTGAAGGCGACCCGGCAGGCGCGCAGGGAGTTCCTCGACCGCCTGGAGCCGCTGCGCTCCGACCTGTACAAGTACAGCCGCCGGCTGACCGGCAACGCGTTCGACGCAGAGGACCTCGTCCAGGAGTCGCTGGCGCGCGCTTTCACGCAGGCGGCGCAGGCGCACAGCCCGATCGCCAACCCGCGCGCCTGGCTGTTTCGGGTCGCCACCAACGCATACGTCGACAACTACCGCCGGCAGTCGCCCGTACTCGTCGACGCACCGGAGCAGGCCGCACCGGACGCGACCGACCCCGCGGAGCTCCGTGACGCCTGGGCTGAGCTCGTTGCGCTCCTCCCGCCGCAGGAGCGCGCCGCACTCGCACTGAAGGACCTGTTCGGCTTCACGCTCACCGAGGTCGCCGACGTCCTGCGGACCTCGGTCGGAGCGGTCAAAGCCGCACTCCACCGCGGTCGCGGCCGCCTGGCGGACCCGGAGCGCTCTTTGAAGACACGTGAAGCCCCGGACCGTCGCCTGTTGGATGCGGTCGCCGATGCGTTCACGGCGTACGACGTACCTCGGCTGACCGCACTGCTGCTCGCTGACGCGGACAGCGAGATTCTCGGCGTACTGACGGAGTACGGCGCCGACAACATCCGCCAGGGCTCGATCGAACACACTCTGGATCTGTCCAAGCCCTACCGCTACACGGCGGACGTTGTCGAGCTCTGGGGCGAGTCCGTGCTCGTGATCCACATCGTCCGCGACGGTCAGCGCGCCGTGAACGATCTGATGCGTCCGACCACCGAAGACGGCAAGGTGCGATCGATCCGCTGGTACTACTTCTCCCCGGACTTCCTCACCGAAGTAGCGGCCGCCCTCGGCGAGCCTGTCGAGCTCAACGGCCACCACTACTAA